TTTTTCCAGTAACTCAATGTACTCTTTTCAAACTATGTTTTACCTTTaaggtaatttttaaataaacataaaatactCCCATGAATTATATTAAAATCGTAATCGACTTAACCTCTTTTAAATATAATCGGCTCTCTTACCttcaaaacagtttttatcTGGATTGGGTTGGTTTATAGCTCAACATCGTCTAATTTGAACAAGCCTGTCTGCACAAAGAATAACCAAACAATATTGTTATCCGTTGCATTGCATCTTTTGTTTATAGCACGTTTCATGATATAAAGTGAAGTTTCCACATaacatatacatatatatatagctgAGTTTATCGAGTAAGAGCATAGCCGACGACTAGATTGCATACCAGAAAATACGCAACGACCGCAACGACAAATGCAACCCAAAAGCCAACAAGCCAGAAAAATGCTCTGCAGTCACGAACGTCAGAAAATGAatctgtaaaataagaactcaGTGTGAGTAATGTTGTTAGAATTTAAAGAACTCACAGCGTCGTTTCAAACCTACGATCATCGTCAATAAGGTTATCTTTGTCATATATGTTTTCAAGGTTCATTCCCGCTATCTCAGTACAACTTTCTTGGTTCTCTATTGTGGCAACATCGCTCTCGGTTTTCCAGCTTTCGGCATCCCGGCCCTTGACATTCTCAATATCTGCATTTAAGGTATCGTCGTGCACGATACTTGGGGTATTGCCGTTTGTTGCATTCTCACTGTCAGTTTTGCATTCATCATAATATTTTTCGCAGGAAACCATGCTGTCAGGTATGGGgacttaaataaaattaaaattaataacaaattaatttCTAAGAAAATTGTAAAGTGGTAAAATCTTTGATACAATTGGAAAGCTGTattccatttttttatttgtacagCACCTTAACCTGTTATGTCTTAAATACTTTTACACGCCATTTAGTCTAGCCAACTAAATCGTTCAAACAAATAGCCGTTAACAAAGCAGTGCACCAGCTTATGTAATTTCTCACTACACCACTTAACATTGTAGGCTCGCTTCTCTGGGCATTAACAAGTCTGTTTTCAAATCTTACTGATATTGGTGTTGCTGGTTTTTTTACACTGCAAAGTCTACTTTTCTGCTGCACAATTGTACCTACCGCACAGCACGTGCTCAGCAGATAGAAAATAAGTGATCATTGAAGGTGACCGGTGCAAGAAACTTTACTGCACGCTTCACTGACCACGATTAAAGTTGGTGGTTTTCGGTTGCGAAATACATCGAGAATCTGAATGTTGAAATAAAGGCAATGTTTTGTTGACAAAAGGCGTAAAAATCACAAGTGATATttcgttttaaacaaaacaaaaatattttcaaaccatCTGTCAAAAGCCGACAATTGATTTTTGTACAAGTCATTCGAACGTATagagcagggatgtccaacctgcggcccgcctgagatttttgtgcggcccgctagtcattttcactccaaaagtatgtacttcatgtacccatttttcttgaaatttaataggttctgcggcccattcaattatttcaagtgacaatgcggcccactataataaaaggttggacatccctggtatAGAGTATAGACAGTTATCAAATTAGTCTTACTTTCAGTTCCGAAAGCCGCAAAATGTTTTGGATTACCCAGCAATTGCTGGCTTAATTATCTAATATGCATGCTTcaatattgtgtttttttgctggcaaattttataaaaaaaattttaggtaaaagattttaaattacaGCATCATTGCTTCTGTTCGCATAAGGCCACAAGCTTTTTGTTCAATcgttattttaataaattaaaaccaaACTATCGTTTTCTTTCCTTAACCTTttcaaatcaactttttgtagCAGGAAGAGCATTGTAATATTgattttaatgcaaatttgTGAGTTGTTAATAAGATTTGTGTGTCTTTTAACACCTTAGTGtattatgtaaatttattgGGCCAGAAAGCCTTTACTACTCTTTCGCTTTCTGGCTTGTCAAATTCATACATTCATGATTAGTagacattttaaatttttgttaaagttttttatatCTAATTGCTTCTGCTTGATTTAATGAAGATCTCCTGTATTTTATAGACTTTGCCAACTCTGATGTAAGAAACTTAATTAGAATTATTGTCAATGTTCTTGTGATTTACGATTGTACAAAGAATAAAGTGAAGAAGTACACTTTTAGAGATAAGAACTGAAACAACTATGGCATATTCATGAGATACTTTCGGTGCTTATTTCGGACTCATCTGGCTTCTACTAGTAATAAAATACACAGTAAGTACTGTGTTTTACTGAAGCTGAAACCACAAGACAATTTACTGACACTGGCGGCTTGGTGGTTTAAACTTTGCATATTGCTAAATATGGACTCTTTAACGCCTATAACTTCCTTTAATTAAACTATAACCTTCCTATAACCTCCCTCAAGGCCCACAGTCtgttacaaataaatacaaattttaaagGTAACATACACTGCAAATATACGTTTAAATGGCCTCAGATCTTGGGTAAGGAATTAAAACCAGTAATGtaacttttgcaatattttatttaatttcaaaatatcaaGTTGGCATAAAAATTATGCAGTGTCAATCatcaagaaacaaaatttgtttgattgaaGTTCCTTCCACAATGCATAGAAAACCTGTTggcacaaaataaaacagattTAGACTTTGCGTTTGTTGCCAACTCAAAACCATGGTCTATagcaggggttcttaacctgTGGGTAATTACCCACTAGTGGGGAATTTGAGGATTTCAAGTGGGTAACGAAACACAATGTTAAATCTGGAATCAGATTTGCGTTGTGCAATCTCAAAAATAGAGCCTGACATTGACTCGATCGTCGCTGAAAAGCAAGAACAAAAATCGCATTGACGTTGTTTGAAACTACGTAAACGTTCTTTAATGTTATTCTTCTCATTgaaattgttctttttgttaaatacCATTGTGCTTTGGGATATGTCACACAGGTCACTAGgattcattttgatttttcagtcagttttaaaagtatgtGGGGAATATAGGTTTATTAAGTAGCGGAAGTGGGTAacgaaaagaaaaaggttaagaacccctggtctATAGATTATAGTATTTTCACATTTCGTTAATGAAATAAGGGTACaagattattttaataaataataattcagAATTCTGAGAAATTTGTACACAAGTATACTTTATATACCTTCAGTTATATTCGCTTTGTTTAATTA
The Clavelina lepadiformis chromosome 4, kaClaLepa1.1, whole genome shotgun sequence DNA segment above includes these coding regions:
- the LOC143452317 gene encoding uncharacterized protein LOC143452317; translation: MVSCEKYYDECKTDSENATNGNTPSIVHDDTLNADIENVKGRDAESWKTESDVATIENQESCTEIAGMNLENIYDKDNLIDDDHSFSDVRDCRAFFWLVGFWVAFVVAVVAYFLTGLFKLDDVEL